The following are encoded in a window of Thermoprotei archaeon genomic DNA:
- a CDS encoding PaaI family thioesterase, translating to MDYKEIMEVINKSPFVSYVGLRVEEISDKESIVSLVVDSRHKQRLGMVHGGIIATMVDVAMGSLVIAITGKASVSVEINVNYLSPASDGVIKAIAHLNRLGRKIHYAESRVIDDKGNLIATATGIYYSLDND from the coding sequence ATGGATTACAAAGAGATTATGGAAGTTATTAATAAGTCGCCGTTTGTGTCTTACGTAGGACTACGTGTAGAAGAGATCTCAGATAAAGAGTCAATAGTTTCTCTGGTGGTTGATAGTAGGCATAAGCAACGATTAGGGATGGTTCATGGAGGTATTATTGCTACGATGGTCGATGTTGCTATGGGATCCTTAGTGATTGCTATCACAGGTAAAGCTAGCGTTTCTGTAGAAATTAATGTGAATTATTTATCACCGGCTTCTGATGGTGTTATAAAAGCAATAGCTCATTTGAATCGTTTGGGAAGGAAAATACACTATGCTGAGTCCAGGGTCATAGATGATAAAGGTAACCTTATAGCAACAGCAACCGGTATATATTATTCTCTTGATAATGAC